In one Rhopalosiphum padi isolate XX-2018 chromosome 3, ASM2088224v1, whole genome shotgun sequence genomic region, the following are encoded:
- the LOC132924439 gene encoding ELAV-like protein 3 isoform X1, with protein sequence MMQNGMDSLPHNGSIHTSSTNSHASQGNSLNEESKTNLIVNYLPQTMTQEEIRSLFSSIGEVESCKLIRDKVTGSLPSGQSLGYGFVNYHRPEDAEKAINTLNGLRLQNKTIKVSFARPSSEAIKGANLYVSGLPKHMTQQDLENLFSPYGRIITSRILCDNMTDMFTVRQFVGNTGGDHSPSISKGVGFIRFDQRIEAERAIQELNGTVPKGSTESITVKFANNPSSNKAVPALAAYLTPQGARRFAAGPIHHPTGRFRYIPLSPLSSTGKTMLAINKGLQRYSPLAGDLLANSMLPGNSMNGSGWCIFVYNLAPETEENVLWQLFGPFGAVQSVKVIRDLQTNKCKGFGFVTMTNYDEAVVAIQSLNGYTLGNRVLQVSFKTNKGKGDASSLLMSLADSLTDC encoded by the exons atgatGCAAAACGGAATGGATTCACTACCACATAATGGTTCAATACATACCTCAAGTACAAATTCTCATGCATCACAAGGAAATTCTTTGAATGAAGAAAGTAAAACCAACCTTATTGTAAATTACTTACCTCAAACAATGACTCAAGAAGAAATTAGATCATTATTTTCTTCAATTGGTGAAGTTGAAAGCTGTAAACTTATTAGAGATAAAGTCACAG GATCTCTTCCATCAG gTCAAAGTTTGGGTTATGGTTTTGTTAACTATCATCGACCAGAAGATGCAGAAAAagcaattaatacattaaatggACTAAgactacaaaataaaacaattaag gtATCTTTTGCAAGACCTAGTAGTGAAGCAATTAAAGGGGCTAATTTATATGTCAGTGGTCTTCCAAAACATATGACTCAACAAGACcttgaaaatttatttagtcCATATGGTCGGATAATAACATCAAGAATTTTATGTGATAATATGACTG ATATGTTCACAGTTCGACAATTTGTGGGAAATACAGGAGGAGATCATTCGCCGT CAATTTCAAAAGGTGTTGGTTTTATAAGATTTGATCAAAGAATTGAAGCCGAACGAGCAATTCAAGAATTAAATGGAACTGTTCCCAAAGGTTCAACAGAATCAATTACTGTGAAGTTTGCCAACAATCCTAGTAGCAATAAAGCAGTACCTGCATTGGCAGCTTATTTAACTCCTCAAGGAGCTCGAAGATTTGCTGCTGGCCCTATTCATCACCCTACTGGGCGCTTCAGGTATATTCCACTCTCCCCTTTATCCAG caCTGGAAAGACCATGCTAGCCATAAACAAAGGCTTACAGAG ATATTCACCATTAGCGGGTGATCTGTTAGCAAACTCTATGTTACCTGGTAATTCAATGAATGGATCTGGCTGGTGCATATTTGTGTACAACTTGGCGCCAGAAACAGAGGAAAATGTATTGTGGCAACTATTTGGTCCATTTGGTGCTGTACAAAGTGTAAAAGTTATTAGAGATTTACAAACAAACAAATGCAAAGGATTTGGATTTGTCACTATGACTAATTATGATGAAGCAGTTGTTGCCATTCAATCTCTTAATGGATATACGTTAGGCAACCGCGTACTTCAAGTATCTTTCAAAACCAATAAAG gcAAAGGAGATGCATCCAGTTTGTTAATGTCTCTTGCTGATTCATTAACTGACTGTTAA
- the LOC132924439 gene encoding ELAV-like protein 3 isoform X5 has translation MMQNGMDSLPHNGSIHTSSTNSHASQGNSLNEESKTNLIVNYLPQTMTQEEIRSLFSSIGEVESCKLIRDKVTGSLPSGQSLGYGFVNYHRPEDAEKAINTLNGLRLQNKTIKVSFARPSSEAIKGANLYVSGLPKHMTQQDLENLFSPYGRIITSRILCDNMTVRQFVGNTGGDHSPCVGFIRFDQRIEAERAIQELNGTVPKGSTESITVKFANNPSSNKAVPALAAYLTPQGARRFAAGPIHHPTGRFRYIPLSPLSSTGKTMLAINKGLQRYSPLAGDLLANSMLPGNSMNGSGWCIFVYNLAPETEENVLWQLFGPFGAVQSVKVIRDLQTNKCKGFGFVTMTNYDEAVVAIQSLNGYTLGNRVLQVSFKTNKGKGDASSLLMSLADSLTDC, from the exons atgatGCAAAACGGAATGGATTCACTACCACATAATGGTTCAATACATACCTCAAGTACAAATTCTCATGCATCACAAGGAAATTCTTTGAATGAAGAAAGTAAAACCAACCTTATTGTAAATTACTTACCTCAAACAATGACTCAAGAAGAAATTAGATCATTATTTTCTTCAATTGGTGAAGTTGAAAGCTGTAAACTTATTAGAGATAAAGTCACAG GATCTCTTCCATCAG gTCAAAGTTTGGGTTATGGTTTTGTTAACTATCATCGACCAGAAGATGCAGAAAAagcaattaatacattaaatggACTAAgactacaaaataaaacaattaag gtATCTTTTGCAAGACCTAGTAGTGAAGCAATTAAAGGGGCTAATTTATATGTCAGTGGTCTTCCAAAACATATGACTCAACAAGACcttgaaaatttatttagtcCATATGGTCGGATAATAACATCAAGAATTTTATGTGATAATATGACTG TTCGACAATTTGTGGGAAATACAGGAGGAGATCATTCGCCGT GTGTTGGTTTTATAAGATTTGATCAAAGAATTGAAGCCGAACGAGCAATTCAAGAATTAAATGGAACTGTTCCCAAAGGTTCAACAGAATCAATTACTGTGAAGTTTGCCAACAATCCTAGTAGCAATAAAGCAGTACCTGCATTGGCAGCTTATTTAACTCCTCAAGGAGCTCGAAGATTTGCTGCTGGCCCTATTCATCACCCTACTGGGCGCTTCAGGTATATTCCACTCTCCCCTTTATCCAG caCTGGAAAGACCATGCTAGCCATAAACAAAGGCTTACAGAG ATATTCACCATTAGCGGGTGATCTGTTAGCAAACTCTATGTTACCTGGTAATTCAATGAATGGATCTGGCTGGTGCATATTTGTGTACAACTTGGCGCCAGAAACAGAGGAAAATGTATTGTGGCAACTATTTGGTCCATTTGGTGCTGTACAAAGTGTAAAAGTTATTAGAGATTTACAAACAAACAAATGCAAAGGATTTGGATTTGTCACTATGACTAATTATGATGAAGCAGTTGTTGCCATTCAATCTCTTAATGGATATACGTTAGGCAACCGCGTACTTCAAGTATCTTTCAAAACCAATAAAG gcAAAGGAGATGCATCCAGTTTGTTAATGTCTCTTGCTGATTCATTAACTGACTGTTAA
- the LOC132924439 gene encoding ELAV-like protein 3 isoform X4 has product MMQNGMDSLPHNGSIHTSSTNSHASQGNSLNEESKTNLIVNYLPQTMTQEEIRSLFSSIGEVESCKLIRDKVTGQSLGYGFVNYHRPEDAEKAINTLNGLRLQNKTIKVSFARPSSEAIKGANLYVSGLPKHMTQQDLENLFSPYGRIITSRILCDNMTDMFTVRQFVGNTGGDHSPSISKGVGFIRFDQRIEAERAIQELNGTVPKGSTESITVKFANNPSSNKAVPALAAYLTPQGARRFAAGPIHHPTGRFRYIPLSPLSSTGKTMLAINKGLQRYSPLAGDLLANSMLPGNSMNGSGWCIFVYNLAPETEENVLWQLFGPFGAVQSVKVIRDLQTNKCKGFGFVTMTNYDEAVVAIQSLNGYTLGNRVLQVSFKTNKGKGDASSLLMSLADSLTDC; this is encoded by the exons atgatGCAAAACGGAATGGATTCACTACCACATAATGGTTCAATACATACCTCAAGTACAAATTCTCATGCATCACAAGGAAATTCTTTGAATGAAGAAAGTAAAACCAACCTTATTGTAAATTACTTACCTCAAACAATGACTCAAGAAGAAATTAGATCATTATTTTCTTCAATTGGTGAAGTTGAAAGCTGTAAACTTATTAGAGATAAAGTCACAG gTCAAAGTTTGGGTTATGGTTTTGTTAACTATCATCGACCAGAAGATGCAGAAAAagcaattaatacattaaatggACTAAgactacaaaataaaacaattaag gtATCTTTTGCAAGACCTAGTAGTGAAGCAATTAAAGGGGCTAATTTATATGTCAGTGGTCTTCCAAAACATATGACTCAACAAGACcttgaaaatttatttagtcCATATGGTCGGATAATAACATCAAGAATTTTATGTGATAATATGACTG ATATGTTCACAGTTCGACAATTTGTGGGAAATACAGGAGGAGATCATTCGCCGT CAATTTCAAAAGGTGTTGGTTTTATAAGATTTGATCAAAGAATTGAAGCCGAACGAGCAATTCAAGAATTAAATGGAACTGTTCCCAAAGGTTCAACAGAATCAATTACTGTGAAGTTTGCCAACAATCCTAGTAGCAATAAAGCAGTACCTGCATTGGCAGCTTATTTAACTCCTCAAGGAGCTCGAAGATTTGCTGCTGGCCCTATTCATCACCCTACTGGGCGCTTCAGGTATATTCCACTCTCCCCTTTATCCAG caCTGGAAAGACCATGCTAGCCATAAACAAAGGCTTACAGAG ATATTCACCATTAGCGGGTGATCTGTTAGCAAACTCTATGTTACCTGGTAATTCAATGAATGGATCTGGCTGGTGCATATTTGTGTACAACTTGGCGCCAGAAACAGAGGAAAATGTATTGTGGCAACTATTTGGTCCATTTGGTGCTGTACAAAGTGTAAAAGTTATTAGAGATTTACAAACAAACAAATGCAAAGGATTTGGATTTGTCACTATGACTAATTATGATGAAGCAGTTGTTGCCATTCAATCTCTTAATGGATATACGTTAGGCAACCGCGTACTTCAAGTATCTTTCAAAACCAATAAAG gcAAAGGAGATGCATCCAGTTTGTTAATGTCTCTTGCTGATTCATTAACTGACTGTTAA
- the LOC132924439 gene encoding ELAV-like protein 3 isoform X8: MMQNGMDSLPHNGSIHTSSTNSHASQGNSLNEESKTNLIVNYLPQTMTQEEIRSLFSSIGEVESCKLIRDKVTGQSLGYGFVNYHRPEDAEKAINTLNGLRLQNKTIKVSFARPSSEAIKGANLYVSGLPKHMTQQDLENLFSPYGRIITSRILCDNMTDMFTVRQFVGNTGGDHSPSISKGVGFIRFDQRIEAERAIQELNGTVPKGSTESITVKFANNPSSNKAVPALAAYLTPQGARRFAAGPIHHPTGRFSTGKTMLAINKGLQRYSPLAGDLLANSMLPGNSMNGSGWCIFVYNLAPETEENVLWQLFGPFGAVQSVKVIRDLQTNKCKGFGFVTMTNYDEAVVAIQSLNGYTLGNRVLQVSFKTNKGKGDASSLLMSLADSLTDC; this comes from the exons atgatGCAAAACGGAATGGATTCACTACCACATAATGGTTCAATACATACCTCAAGTACAAATTCTCATGCATCACAAGGAAATTCTTTGAATGAAGAAAGTAAAACCAACCTTATTGTAAATTACTTACCTCAAACAATGACTCAAGAAGAAATTAGATCATTATTTTCTTCAATTGGTGAAGTTGAAAGCTGTAAACTTATTAGAGATAAAGTCACAG gTCAAAGTTTGGGTTATGGTTTTGTTAACTATCATCGACCAGAAGATGCAGAAAAagcaattaatacattaaatggACTAAgactacaaaataaaacaattaag gtATCTTTTGCAAGACCTAGTAGTGAAGCAATTAAAGGGGCTAATTTATATGTCAGTGGTCTTCCAAAACATATGACTCAACAAGACcttgaaaatttatttagtcCATATGGTCGGATAATAACATCAAGAATTTTATGTGATAATATGACTG ATATGTTCACAGTTCGACAATTTGTGGGAAATACAGGAGGAGATCATTCGCCGT CAATTTCAAAAGGTGTTGGTTTTATAAGATTTGATCAAAGAATTGAAGCCGAACGAGCAATTCAAGAATTAAATGGAACTGTTCCCAAAGGTTCAACAGAATCAATTACTGTGAAGTTTGCCAACAATCCTAGTAGCAATAAAGCAGTACCTGCATTGGCAGCTTATTTAACTCCTCAAGGAGCTCGAAGATTTGCTGCTGGCCCTATTCATCACCCTACTGGGCGCTTCAG caCTGGAAAGACCATGCTAGCCATAAACAAAGGCTTACAGAG ATATTCACCATTAGCGGGTGATCTGTTAGCAAACTCTATGTTACCTGGTAATTCAATGAATGGATCTGGCTGGTGCATATTTGTGTACAACTTGGCGCCAGAAACAGAGGAAAATGTATTGTGGCAACTATTTGGTCCATTTGGTGCTGTACAAAGTGTAAAAGTTATTAGAGATTTACAAACAAACAAATGCAAAGGATTTGGATTTGTCACTATGACTAATTATGATGAAGCAGTTGTTGCCATTCAATCTCTTAATGGATATACGTTAGGCAACCGCGTACTTCAAGTATCTTTCAAAACCAATAAAG gcAAAGGAGATGCATCCAGTTTGTTAATGTCTCTTGCTGATTCATTAACTGACTGTTAA
- the LOC132924439 gene encoding ELAV-like protein 3 isoform X3, whose product MMQNGMDSLPHNGSIHTSSTNSHASQGNSLNEESKTNLIVNYLPQTMTQEEIRSLFSSIGEVESCKLIRDKVTGSLPSGQSLGYGFVNYHRPEDAEKAINTLNGLRLQNKTIKVSFARPSSEAIKGANLYVSGLPKHMTQQDLENLFSPYGRIITSRILCDNMTVRQFVGNTGGDHSPSISKGVGFIRFDQRIEAERAIQELNGTVPKGSTESITVKFANNPSSNKAVPALAAYLTPQGARRFAAGPIHHPTGRFRYIPLSPLSSTGKTMLAINKGLQRYSPLAGDLLANSMLPGNSMNGSGWCIFVYNLAPETEENVLWQLFGPFGAVQSVKVIRDLQTNKCKGFGFVTMTNYDEAVVAIQSLNGYTLGNRVLQVSFKTNKGKGDASSLLMSLADSLTDC is encoded by the exons atgatGCAAAACGGAATGGATTCACTACCACATAATGGTTCAATACATACCTCAAGTACAAATTCTCATGCATCACAAGGAAATTCTTTGAATGAAGAAAGTAAAACCAACCTTATTGTAAATTACTTACCTCAAACAATGACTCAAGAAGAAATTAGATCATTATTTTCTTCAATTGGTGAAGTTGAAAGCTGTAAACTTATTAGAGATAAAGTCACAG GATCTCTTCCATCAG gTCAAAGTTTGGGTTATGGTTTTGTTAACTATCATCGACCAGAAGATGCAGAAAAagcaattaatacattaaatggACTAAgactacaaaataaaacaattaag gtATCTTTTGCAAGACCTAGTAGTGAAGCAATTAAAGGGGCTAATTTATATGTCAGTGGTCTTCCAAAACATATGACTCAACAAGACcttgaaaatttatttagtcCATATGGTCGGATAATAACATCAAGAATTTTATGTGATAATATGACTG TTCGACAATTTGTGGGAAATACAGGAGGAGATCATTCGCCGT CAATTTCAAAAGGTGTTGGTTTTATAAGATTTGATCAAAGAATTGAAGCCGAACGAGCAATTCAAGAATTAAATGGAACTGTTCCCAAAGGTTCAACAGAATCAATTACTGTGAAGTTTGCCAACAATCCTAGTAGCAATAAAGCAGTACCTGCATTGGCAGCTTATTTAACTCCTCAAGGAGCTCGAAGATTTGCTGCTGGCCCTATTCATCACCCTACTGGGCGCTTCAGGTATATTCCACTCTCCCCTTTATCCAG caCTGGAAAGACCATGCTAGCCATAAACAAAGGCTTACAGAG ATATTCACCATTAGCGGGTGATCTGTTAGCAAACTCTATGTTACCTGGTAATTCAATGAATGGATCTGGCTGGTGCATATTTGTGTACAACTTGGCGCCAGAAACAGAGGAAAATGTATTGTGGCAACTATTTGGTCCATTTGGTGCTGTACAAAGTGTAAAAGTTATTAGAGATTTACAAACAAACAAATGCAAAGGATTTGGATTTGTCACTATGACTAATTATGATGAAGCAGTTGTTGCCATTCAATCTCTTAATGGATATACGTTAGGCAACCGCGTACTTCAAGTATCTTTCAAAACCAATAAAG gcAAAGGAGATGCATCCAGTTTGTTAATGTCTCTTGCTGATTCATTAACTGACTGTTAA
- the LOC132924439 gene encoding ELAV-like protein 3 isoform X7, producing MMQNGMDSLPHNGSIHTSSTNSHASQGNSLNEESKTNLIVNYLPQTMTQEEIRSLFSSIGEVESCKLIRDKVTGSLPSGQSLGYGFVNYHRPEDAEKAINTLNGLRLQNKTIKVSFARPSSEAIKGANLYVSGLPKHMTQQDLENLFSPYGRIITSRILCDNMTDMFTVRQFVGNTGGDHSPSISKGVGFIRFDQRIEAERAIQELNGTVPKGSTESITVKFANNPSSNKAVPALAAYLTPQGARRFAAGPIHHPTGRFSTGKTMLAINKGLQRYSPLAGDLLANSMLPGNSMNGSGWCIFVYNLAPETEENVLWQLFGPFGAVQSVKVIRDLQTNKCKGFGFVTMTNYDEAVVAIQSLNGYTLGNRVLQVSFKTNKGKGDASSLLMSLADSLTDC from the exons atgatGCAAAACGGAATGGATTCACTACCACATAATGGTTCAATACATACCTCAAGTACAAATTCTCATGCATCACAAGGAAATTCTTTGAATGAAGAAAGTAAAACCAACCTTATTGTAAATTACTTACCTCAAACAATGACTCAAGAAGAAATTAGATCATTATTTTCTTCAATTGGTGAAGTTGAAAGCTGTAAACTTATTAGAGATAAAGTCACAG GATCTCTTCCATCAG gTCAAAGTTTGGGTTATGGTTTTGTTAACTATCATCGACCAGAAGATGCAGAAAAagcaattaatacattaaatggACTAAgactacaaaataaaacaattaag gtATCTTTTGCAAGACCTAGTAGTGAAGCAATTAAAGGGGCTAATTTATATGTCAGTGGTCTTCCAAAACATATGACTCAACAAGACcttgaaaatttatttagtcCATATGGTCGGATAATAACATCAAGAATTTTATGTGATAATATGACTG ATATGTTCACAGTTCGACAATTTGTGGGAAATACAGGAGGAGATCATTCGCCGT CAATTTCAAAAGGTGTTGGTTTTATAAGATTTGATCAAAGAATTGAAGCCGAACGAGCAATTCAAGAATTAAATGGAACTGTTCCCAAAGGTTCAACAGAATCAATTACTGTGAAGTTTGCCAACAATCCTAGTAGCAATAAAGCAGTACCTGCATTGGCAGCTTATTTAACTCCTCAAGGAGCTCGAAGATTTGCTGCTGGCCCTATTCATCACCCTACTGGGCGCTTCAG caCTGGAAAGACCATGCTAGCCATAAACAAAGGCTTACAGAG ATATTCACCATTAGCGGGTGATCTGTTAGCAAACTCTATGTTACCTGGTAATTCAATGAATGGATCTGGCTGGTGCATATTTGTGTACAACTTGGCGCCAGAAACAGAGGAAAATGTATTGTGGCAACTATTTGGTCCATTTGGTGCTGTACAAAGTGTAAAAGTTATTAGAGATTTACAAACAAACAAATGCAAAGGATTTGGATTTGTCACTATGACTAATTATGATGAAGCAGTTGTTGCCATTCAATCTCTTAATGGATATACGTTAGGCAACCGCGTACTTCAAGTATCTTTCAAAACCAATAAAG gcAAAGGAGATGCATCCAGTTTGTTAATGTCTCTTGCTGATTCATTAACTGACTGTTAA
- the LOC132924439 gene encoding ELAV-like protein 3 isoform X6: protein MMQNGMDSLPHNGSIHTSSTNSHASQGNSLNEESKTNLIVNYLPQTMTQEEIRSLFSSIGEVESCKLIRDKVTGQSLGYGFVNYHRPEDAEKAINTLNGLRLQNKTIKVSFARPSSEAIKGANLYVSGLPKHMTQQDLENLFSPYGRIITSRILCDNMTVRQFVGNTGGDHSPSISKGVGFIRFDQRIEAERAIQELNGTVPKGSTESITVKFANNPSSNKAVPALAAYLTPQGARRFAAGPIHHPTGRFRYIPLSPLSSTGKTMLAINKGLQRYSPLAGDLLANSMLPGNSMNGSGWCIFVYNLAPETEENVLWQLFGPFGAVQSVKVIRDLQTNKCKGFGFVTMTNYDEAVVAIQSLNGYTLGNRVLQVSFKTNKGKGDASSLLMSLADSLTDC from the exons atgatGCAAAACGGAATGGATTCACTACCACATAATGGTTCAATACATACCTCAAGTACAAATTCTCATGCATCACAAGGAAATTCTTTGAATGAAGAAAGTAAAACCAACCTTATTGTAAATTACTTACCTCAAACAATGACTCAAGAAGAAATTAGATCATTATTTTCTTCAATTGGTGAAGTTGAAAGCTGTAAACTTATTAGAGATAAAGTCACAG gTCAAAGTTTGGGTTATGGTTTTGTTAACTATCATCGACCAGAAGATGCAGAAAAagcaattaatacattaaatggACTAAgactacaaaataaaacaattaag gtATCTTTTGCAAGACCTAGTAGTGAAGCAATTAAAGGGGCTAATTTATATGTCAGTGGTCTTCCAAAACATATGACTCAACAAGACcttgaaaatttatttagtcCATATGGTCGGATAATAACATCAAGAATTTTATGTGATAATATGACTG TTCGACAATTTGTGGGAAATACAGGAGGAGATCATTCGCCGT CAATTTCAAAAGGTGTTGGTTTTATAAGATTTGATCAAAGAATTGAAGCCGAACGAGCAATTCAAGAATTAAATGGAACTGTTCCCAAAGGTTCAACAGAATCAATTACTGTGAAGTTTGCCAACAATCCTAGTAGCAATAAAGCAGTACCTGCATTGGCAGCTTATTTAACTCCTCAAGGAGCTCGAAGATTTGCTGCTGGCCCTATTCATCACCCTACTGGGCGCTTCAGGTATATTCCACTCTCCCCTTTATCCAG caCTGGAAAGACCATGCTAGCCATAAACAAAGGCTTACAGAG ATATTCACCATTAGCGGGTGATCTGTTAGCAAACTCTATGTTACCTGGTAATTCAATGAATGGATCTGGCTGGTGCATATTTGTGTACAACTTGGCGCCAGAAACAGAGGAAAATGTATTGTGGCAACTATTTGGTCCATTTGGTGCTGTACAAAGTGTAAAAGTTATTAGAGATTTACAAACAAACAAATGCAAAGGATTTGGATTTGTCACTATGACTAATTATGATGAAGCAGTTGTTGCCATTCAATCTCTTAATGGATATACGTTAGGCAACCGCGTACTTCAAGTATCTTTCAAAACCAATAAAG gcAAAGGAGATGCATCCAGTTTGTTAATGTCTCTTGCTGATTCATTAACTGACTGTTAA
- the LOC132924439 gene encoding ELAV-like protein 3 isoform X2 codes for MMQNGMDSLPHNGSIHTSSTNSHASQGNSLNEESKTNLIVNYLPQTMTQEEIRSLFSSIGEVESCKLIRDKVTGSLPSGQSLGYGFVNYHRPEDAEKAINTLNGLRLQNKTIKVSFARPSSEAIKGANLYVSGLPKHMTQQDLENLFSPYGRIITSRILCDNMTDMFTVRQFVGNTGGDHSPCVGFIRFDQRIEAERAIQELNGTVPKGSTESITVKFANNPSSNKAVPALAAYLTPQGARRFAAGPIHHPTGRFRYIPLSPLSSTGKTMLAINKGLQRYSPLAGDLLANSMLPGNSMNGSGWCIFVYNLAPETEENVLWQLFGPFGAVQSVKVIRDLQTNKCKGFGFVTMTNYDEAVVAIQSLNGYTLGNRVLQVSFKTNKGKGDASSLLMSLADSLTDC; via the exons atgatGCAAAACGGAATGGATTCACTACCACATAATGGTTCAATACATACCTCAAGTACAAATTCTCATGCATCACAAGGAAATTCTTTGAATGAAGAAAGTAAAACCAACCTTATTGTAAATTACTTACCTCAAACAATGACTCAAGAAGAAATTAGATCATTATTTTCTTCAATTGGTGAAGTTGAAAGCTGTAAACTTATTAGAGATAAAGTCACAG GATCTCTTCCATCAG gTCAAAGTTTGGGTTATGGTTTTGTTAACTATCATCGACCAGAAGATGCAGAAAAagcaattaatacattaaatggACTAAgactacaaaataaaacaattaag gtATCTTTTGCAAGACCTAGTAGTGAAGCAATTAAAGGGGCTAATTTATATGTCAGTGGTCTTCCAAAACATATGACTCAACAAGACcttgaaaatttatttagtcCATATGGTCGGATAATAACATCAAGAATTTTATGTGATAATATGACTG ATATGTTCACAGTTCGACAATTTGTGGGAAATACAGGAGGAGATCATTCGCCGT GTGTTGGTTTTATAAGATTTGATCAAAGAATTGAAGCCGAACGAGCAATTCAAGAATTAAATGGAACTGTTCCCAAAGGTTCAACAGAATCAATTACTGTGAAGTTTGCCAACAATCCTAGTAGCAATAAAGCAGTACCTGCATTGGCAGCTTATTTAACTCCTCAAGGAGCTCGAAGATTTGCTGCTGGCCCTATTCATCACCCTACTGGGCGCTTCAGGTATATTCCACTCTCCCCTTTATCCAG caCTGGAAAGACCATGCTAGCCATAAACAAAGGCTTACAGAG ATATTCACCATTAGCGGGTGATCTGTTAGCAAACTCTATGTTACCTGGTAATTCAATGAATGGATCTGGCTGGTGCATATTTGTGTACAACTTGGCGCCAGAAACAGAGGAAAATGTATTGTGGCAACTATTTGGTCCATTTGGTGCTGTACAAAGTGTAAAAGTTATTAGAGATTTACAAACAAACAAATGCAAAGGATTTGGATTTGTCACTATGACTAATTATGATGAAGCAGTTGTTGCCATTCAATCTCTTAATGGATATACGTTAGGCAACCGCGTACTTCAAGTATCTTTCAAAACCAATAAAG gcAAAGGAGATGCATCCAGTTTGTTAATGTCTCTTGCTGATTCATTAACTGACTGTTAA